One window of Camelina sativa cultivar DH55 chromosome 4, Cs, whole genome shotgun sequence genomic DNA carries:
- the LOC104781465 gene encoding uncharacterized protein LOC104781465, with the protein MASRLGVSIGAALGSSHWDDGRRRRDFYYTSVNFAAPVTNGRNRRGDRSGVKILRVSNERAESYLDMWKNAVDREKKEKAFEKIAENVVSVDGVKEEGGDLEKKSDEFQKILEVSVEERDRIQRMQVVDRAAAAISAAKAILASNNSGDGKEGFPDDDNTVSSDGVTETQTKGMWSRTVYVPRSETSGTETPGPDFWSWTPPQGSEITSNMNVDLQAVEKSAEFPPNPVLEKDKSADSLSIPYESMLSSERHSFTIPPFESLIEVRKEAETKPSSDEISSTEHDLDDISSANAEEVARVLGSLDESSSSGVSEDGLKWWKQTGVEKRPDGVVCRWTMIRGVTADGVVEWQDKYWEASDDFGFKELGSEKSGRDATGNVWREFWRESMSQENGIVHMEKTADKWGKSGQGDEWQEKWWEHYDATGKSEKWAHKWCSIDRNTPLDAGHAHVWHERWGEKYDGQGGSTKYTDKWAERWVGDGWDKWGDKWDENFNPSAQGVKQGETWWEGKHGDRWNRSWGEGHNGSGWVHKYGKSSSGEHWDTHVPQETWYERFPHFGFFHCFDNSVQLRAVKKPSDMS; encoded by the exons atggcATCGCGGTTAGGTGTTTCTATTGGCGCCGCTTTGGGCTCTTCTCACTGGGACGACGGAAGACGACGACGTGACTTCTACTACACTTCTGTGAATTTCGCGGCACCGGTGACGAACGGGAGGAACCGGAGAGGTGATAGAAGCGGTGTGAAGATTCTTAGGGTTTCTAATGAAAGAGCTGAATCGTACCTCGATATGTGGAAAAACGCCGTTGATCgcgagaagaaagagaaggccTTTGAGAAAATTGCCGAGAATGTTGTATCCGTCGACGGTGTTAAAGAGGAAGGAGgtgatttggagaagaagagtgatgaGTTTCAGAAGATTCTTGAAGTTTCTGTCGAGGAAAGAGATCGGATTCAGCGAATGCAGGTCGTTGATCGTGCCGCTGCAGCCATCTCCGCTGCTAAAGCGATTCTTGCCTCTAACAATTCTGGCGACGGGAAGGAAGGGTTTCCAGATGATGATAACACTGTCTCAAGTGATGGAGTCACGGAGACTCAAACAAAAG GAATGTGGAGTAGAACAGTGTATGTGCCTCGGTCAGAAACTTCTGGTACTGAGACTCCAGGACCAGATTTTTGGTCTTGGACACCACCTCAAGGTAGTGAGATAACTTCAAATATGAATGTGGACTTGCAAGCTGTGGAAAAGTCTGCTGAGTTTCCACCTAATCCTGTATTGGAGAAAGACAAATCAGCTGACTCTCTTTCCATACCCTATGAGAGTATGCTTTCTTCTGAAAGGCATAGCTTTACTATCCCGCCTTTTGAGTCTTTGATTGAGGTTCGAAAAGAGGCAGAGACAAAGCCCAGCTCTGACGAGATATCATCAACAGAACATGACCTTGATGATATATCTTCAGCGAATGCGGAAGAAGTGGCTCGTGTTCTTGGTAGTTTGGATGAGTCTTCATCTTCTGGAGTTAGTGAAGACGGATTGAAGTGGTGGAAGCAAACGGGTGTAGAGAAAAGACCTGATGGTGTGGTTTGTAGGTGGACAATGATACGTGGGGTTACTGCTGATGGTGTTGTTGAGTGGCAAGACAAGTATTGGGAGGCTTCTGATGATTTTGGGTTCAAGGAACTTGGTTCTGAGAAATCAGGACGTGATGCGACTGGAAACGTGTGGCGTGAGTTCTGGAGAGAGTCGATGAGCCAG GAGAATGGTATTGTGCATATGGAGAAAACTGCAGACAAATGGGGAAAGAGTGGGCAAGGTGATGAATGGCAAGAGAAGTGGTGGGAGCATTATGATGCTACTGGAAAATCAGAAAAATGGGCTCATAAGTGGTGCAGCATTGACCGCAATACACCCCTTGATGCTGGCCATGCTCATGTCTGGCATGAAAG GTGGGGAGAGAAGTATGACGGACAAGGTGGAAGCACAAAGTACACAGACAAGTGGGCTGAACGATGGGTAGGGGACGGTTGGGACAAATGGGGAGACAAATGGGACGAGAACTTTAACCCGAGCGCTCAAGGAGTGAAACAAGGTGAGACTTGGTGGGAAGGGAAGCACGGTGACAGATGGAACCGAAGTTGGGGAGAAGGTCACAACGGATCAGGATGGGTTCACAAATACGGTAAAAGCAGCAGCGGAGAACACTGGGACACACATGTGCCACAAGAAACTTGGTATGAGAGGTTCCCTCACTTTGGCTTCTTCCACTGTTTTGACAACTCCGTTCAGCTCCGAGCCGTTAAGAAGCCTTCTGATATGTcctag
- the LOC104781467 gene encoding glycine-rich protein 5-like, with protein MVLHKSVKPMAYALLLLLAIYTHIQTVGSTTETSVSLANLKHSLVTRSKTFSENDFPVWRRELRSSGGGGGGGGRGGGGGSSGGRGSGSRGGGGSGNSGTSSGSSSGDCLKHYGLSKRLIFIGFLGVLVVVW; from the coding sequence atggttttacaCAAATCAGTTAAACCAATGGCTTATGCGTTACTTTTACTCCTAGCGATTTATACCCATATCCAAACCGTTGGTTCAACCACCGAAACCTCTGTCTCGCTCGCCAATTTGAAACATAGTTTGGTCACAAGAAGTAAAACGTTCTCTGAGAACGATTTTCCAGTTTGGCGAAGGGAGCTTAGAAGCAGTggtggaggcggaggaggaggaggtcgTGGGGGCGGAGGCGGTAGCAGCGGAGGTCGTGGCAGTGGTAGTCGTGGTGGCGGAGGGAGTGGTAACAGCGGTACGAGCAGCGGTTCGAGTAGCGGTGACTGTCTCAAGCATTATGGTCTGTCCAAAAGACTAATATTCATCGGTTTTCTAGGGGTTTTAGTTGTTGTATGGTAA
- the LOC104781464 gene encoding 60S ribosomal protein L35a-4 gives MKGRQGERVRLYVRGTVLGYKRSKSNQYPNTSLVQIEGVNTQEEVNWYKGKRMAYIYKAKTKKNGSHYRCIWGKVARPHGNSGVVRAKFTSNLPPKSMGAKVRVFMYPSNI, from the exons ATGAAGGGACGTCAAGGAGAGAGAGTTAG GTTGTATGTGCGAGGAACAGTCCTCGGTTACAAGAG GTCCAAGTCCAACCAATACCCCAACACTTCTCTCGTCCAGATCGAAGGAGTGAACACTCAAGAGGAGGTTAACTGGTACAAGGGAAAGCGTATGGCTTACATCTACAAggcaaagacaaagaagaacgGTTCTCACTACCGTTGCATTTGGGGAAAGGTCGCTAGGCCTCATGGTAACAGCGGTGTTGTCCGTGCTAAGTTCACTTCAAACTTACCACCAAAGTCAATG GGAGCTAAAGTCAGAGTGTTCATGTACCCAAGCAACATATGA
- the LOC104781462 gene encoding proline transporter 2, whose product MDTSEARNRKVTAVEKFDLEVPETAHQISSDSWFQVSFVLTTGINSAYVLGYSGTVMVPLGWIGGVIGLLLATGISLYANSLVAKLHEFGGKRHIRYRDLAGFIYGKKMYRVTWGLQYVNLFMINCGFIILAGSALKAVYVLFRDDSLMKLPHFIAIAGVVCALFAIGIPHLSALGIWLGVSTVLSIVYIVVAIVLSAKDGVNKPERDYTIQGSSINKLFTITGAAANLVFAFNTGMLPEIQATVKQPVVKNMMKALYFQFTVGVLPMYAVTFIGYWAYGSSTSTYLLNSVSGPVWVKALANICAFLQSVISLHIFASPTYEYMDTKYGVKGSPLALKNLLFRTVARGSYLAVSTLLSALLPFLGDFMSLTGAISTFPLTFILANHMYLVAMNDKLSLVQKLWHWLNVCVFGLMSLAAAIAAVRLISVDSKNFHVFADV is encoded by the exons ATGGATACGAGTGAAGCTAGGAACCGTAAAGTTACAGCAGTAGAAAAGTTCGATCTCGAAGTCCCTGAGACGGCTCATCAGATTAGCAGTG ATTCATGGTTTCAGGTATCATTTGTTCTAACAACCGGTATAAACAGTGCCTATGTGTTGGGATATTCCGGGACAGTCATGGTTCCTTTGGGTTGGATTGGTGGTGTGATTGGTCTTCTTCTTGCTACCGGAATCTCCCTTTATGCTAACTCTCTTGTCGCCAAGCTTCATGAGTTTGGTGGAAAGAGACACATTCGCTATAGAGATCTTGCAGGCTTCATCTATG GTAAAAAGATGTACCGTGTTACATGGGGATTGCAATATGTCAATCTTTTCATGATTAATTGTGGTTTCATCATACTTGCTGGTTCTGCCTTAAAG GCTGTTTATGTGCTTTTTAGAGATGACAGCTTGATGAAACTGCCACACTTTATCGCCATCGCGGGTGTTGTATGTGCGCTTTTCGCCATTGGTATTCCTCATTTATCAGCTCTTGGAATCTGGCTCGGAGTTTCAACAGTCCTCAGCATAGTCTACATTGTTGTTGCGATAGTTCTATCAGCTAAAGATG GAGTAAACAAACCTGAAAGAGACTATACCATACAAGGATCATCAATAAACAAACTCTTTACCATAACAGGAGCAGCAGCAAATCTGGTTTTCGCATTCAATACGGGAATGCTCCCGGAAATACAG GCTACAGTGAAGCAACCGGTGGTTAAAAACATGATGAAGGCTCTGTATTTTCAATTCACTGTTGGTGTTTTACCAATGTATGCCGTTACATTCATCGGTTATTGGGCTTACGGGTCCTCGACATCGACTTATTTGTTAAACAGCGTCAGTGGACCTGTTTGGGTTAAAGCACTCGCTAACATTTGCGCTTTCTTACAGTCGGTTATCTCTTTACAT atttttgcTAGTCCGACTTATGAGTATATGGATACAAAGTACGGAGTCAAAGGAAGTCCATTGGCATTGAAGAATCTGTTGTTTAGAACAGTAGCAAGAGGAAGCTACCTCGCGGTAAGCACACTTCTCTCTGCGCTATTGCCGTTTCTTGGAGATTTCATGAGCCTCACGGGAGCGATAAGCACGTTCCCTCTGACATTCATATTAGCGAATCACATGTATCTAGTCGCTATGAACGATAAGCTTAGTCTTGTGCAAAAGCTATGGCATTGGCTTAATGTTTGCGTCTTTGGATTAATGTCTCTTGCTGCTGCTATTGCTGCTGTTAGACTCATATCCGTTGATTCCAAAAACTTCCATGTTTTTGCTGATGTTTGA
- the LOC104784093 gene encoding glucan endo-1,3-beta-glucosidase 2-like yields the protein MKKIHSLSSHLLLLITLTAIATPTTITSATTIGVTYSTPASISATAQLSPDRIAAKVVSMNIPAVRLLDSNPALIRAFAYTNVSLFLSVPNPLVPLLASNRSLAMRWVYRHVLPFHPRTKISIISVGNDVISYSPDVSPFLLRAMQNVHQSLVDLRIYKISVSTTFSFFNIVPTAFPPSSAQFQQPNGEVIIRPILQFLERTNSSFLINLYPYNMYRSSFSIPIGFALFEEFPFNFRDDLTTGVRYRNLFDMMVDAVISAMAVMGHENLPVIVAETGWPSSGIDASEVDATLLYSEMFLKALLTHLRSGSGTPLRKEGVSEVYIFELVEKDARQGIRNWGLLHHNMTSKYSFEFSDGGEIRTFIKLWTGCFVGVVMLYLLM from the exons atgaagaagatacactctctctcctctcatctcctcctccttatCACGTTAACCGCCATAGCTACACCTACGACGATCACCTCCGCCACGACGATCGGAGTCACCTACTCAACTCCAGCTTCAATCTCCGCCACCGCACAGCTCTCGCCGGACAGAATCGCCGCCAAAGTCGTCTCTATGAACATCCCGGCGGTGAGACTCCTCGACTCGAACCCGGCGTTGATTCGCGCCTTCGCCTACACCAACGTATCCCTCTTCCTCTCCGTACCGAATCCACTCGTTCCTCTCCTCGCTTCGAACCGTTCGCTCGCGATGCGTTGGGTCTACCGCCACGTGCTTCCGTTTCACCCTCGCACCAAGATCTCGATCATCTCCGTCGGGAACGACGTGATCTCTTACTCGCCGGACGTATCTCCGTTTCTCCTCCGCGCGATGCAGAACGTTCATCAATCTCTCGTGGATCTGAGAATCTACAAGATCTCTGTGTCGACGACGTTCTCGTTCTTCAACATCGTACCCACGGCGTTCCCACCTTCGTCGGCGCAGTTTCAACAACCTAACGGCGAAGTGATCATCAGACCGATTCTTCAATTCCTCGAGAGAACCAACTCGTCGTTCTTGATCAATCTTTATCCCTACAACATGTACCGGTCTAGCTTCTCGATTCCGATTGGGTTTGCTCTTTTTGAAGAGTTCCCGTTTAATTTCAGAGACGATCTCACCACCGGAGTTAGGTACCGTAATCTTTTTGATATGATGGTTGATGCTGTGATTAGTGCTATGGCTGTGATGGGGCATGAGAATCTTCCGGTGATTGTTGCGGAGACTGGTTGGCCTAGCTCGGGGATTGATGCTAGTGAAGTAGACGCGACGTTGCTGTACAGTGAGATGTTCTTGAAAGCTTTGTTGACTCATCTGAGAAGCGGATCTGGAACACCGTTGAGGAAAGAAG GTGTTTCTGAGGTTTATATCTTTGAGCTTGTTGAGAAAGATGCTAGGCAAGGGATTAGGAACTGGGGGCTTTTGCATCATAACATGACTAGTAAGTACAGCTTTGAGTTCTCGGATGGAGGTGAAATTAGAACTTTCATAAAGCTTTGGACTGGATGCTTTGTGGGAGTGGTGATGCTTTACCTGCTGATGTAG
- the LOC104781466 gene encoding LIM domain-containing protein WLIM2b-like: protein MSFTGTQQKCKACEKTVYAVELLSADGVGYHKSCFKCTHCKSRLQLSSYSSMEGVLYCKPHFEQLFKESGSFNKNFQSPAKPTDKSATPELTRTPSRVAGRFSGTQEKCATCSKTVYPIEKVTVESQTYHKSCFKCSHGGCALSPSNYAALEGILYCKHHFAQLFKEKGSYNHLIKSASIKRSAAAAVAAGVPAAADPES from the exons ATGTCTTTTACAGGAACTCAACAGAAATGCAAGGCTTGTGAGAAGACTGTGTATGCTGTGGAGCTTCTCTCAGCTGATGGAGTTGGCTATCACAAGTCTTGCTTCAAATGCACTCACTGCAAAAGCAGGCTTCAG ctgaGCAGTTACTCATCTATGGAAGGTGTGTTGTACTGTAAGCCTCATTTTGAGCAGCTTTTCAAGGAGTCTGGTAGTTTCAACAAGAACTTTCAGTCAC CTGCAAAGCCGACTGACAAATCAGCAACTCCTGAGCTG ACAAGGACACCTAGTCGAGTTGCCGGCAGATTCTCTGGTACACAAGAGAAATGCGCCACTTGCAGTAAAACTGTATATCCTATCGAGAAG GTAACAGTGGAGAGCCAGACGTATCACAAGTCCTGCTTCAAATGCTCACATGGAGGCTGCGCACTTTCGCCATCCAACTACGCAGCTCTTGAAGGAATCCTGTACTGCAAGCACCATTTCGCTCAGCTCTTCAAGGAAAAGGGAAGTTACAACCACTTGATCAAATCCGCTTCAATCAAACGCTCTGCAGCCGCTGCAGTCGCTGCCGGCGTGCCAGCAGCCGCAGATCCTGAATCTTAA